In a single window of the Tellurirhabdus bombi genome:
- a CDS encoding maltotransferase domain-containing protein, giving the protein MSRTTRKSPTKKSNTESLIQHEAGQVRAVIERVSPELDGGRFPIKVLSGETVVVEADIFTDNHEPLTAVLLYKHAGDTEWIESPLTFIDNDRWTGSFLLESPGRYIYTIEAWVADKRQYAARYKELVVEVDPQKAGFSAWYGLFPRSISEEPGQHGTFREVERALPRIAALGFDVLYLPPIHPIGVTGRRGKNNQSGAQAGDPGNPYSVGNELGGHTAIHPELGTLDDFIHLIQIARNYEIDVALDFAVQCSPDHPWVKEHPNWFKKPDAGQNGVAEPEIYAFDFETEDWAALWLSLKQVLLTWASWGVRIVRASSADQKPFAFWEWIIREVKKEYPDLVFQAEAFTMPKIMRQLAKRGFSQSCTYYIWRNTKHELQEYVNELRWSEMQTYYRPVFWPATLDINPFNLQAGHEPQALIRYFMAATLSANYGIFGPSFELMAYEAIPGKEEYLNSEKYEIRHWNRNRNNRLSYLIGIVNRLRKENAALQTTNNLTFCRIDDDALMAYLKVTEANRLLIVVNLDTYNNRGGMVQVPIGQLGISEEQEYTVHDLLTDAYYTWKGAWNYVELDPYVLPMHLLRIEL; this is encoded by the coding sequence ATGAGTCGTACCACCCGAAAAAGTCCGACAAAGAAATCAAACACAGAAAGCCTGATCCAACACGAGGCGGGGCAGGTTCGTGCTGTCATTGAGCGGGTTAGTCCTGAGCTGGATGGCGGGCGTTTTCCGATCAAGGTACTTTCGGGAGAAACGGTAGTGGTCGAAGCGGACATCTTCACGGACAACCACGAGCCATTAACGGCTGTGCTGCTGTACAAGCACGCCGGTGATACGGAGTGGATCGAATCGCCCCTGACTTTTATCGATAATGACCGCTGGACGGGAAGCTTCTTACTGGAAAGCCCCGGACGCTATATATATACCATTGAAGCCTGGGTAGCTGACAAACGGCAATACGCGGCTCGTTACAAAGAATTAGTTGTTGAAGTAGATCCGCAAAAAGCCGGTTTTAGCGCGTGGTATGGCCTTTTCCCTCGCTCGATTTCCGAAGAGCCGGGGCAACACGGAACCTTCAGGGAGGTAGAACGAGCGTTGCCGCGTATCGCTGCGTTGGGTTTTGACGTGCTTTATTTGCCGCCTATTCACCCAATTGGCGTGACTGGTCGGCGGGGCAAGAACAACCAGTCCGGCGCTCAGGCGGGAGATCCGGGTAACCCGTATAGCGTTGGGAATGAGTTGGGTGGACATACGGCCATTCATCCCGAGTTGGGCACGCTTGATGATTTTATTCACCTGATTCAAATTGCCCGCAACTACGAAATAGACGTGGCGCTGGATTTTGCGGTTCAGTGCTCACCCGACCACCCCTGGGTGAAAGAACATCCGAATTGGTTTAAAAAACCTGATGCAGGGCAGAATGGTGTGGCCGAGCCGGAGATTTACGCCTTCGATTTCGAGACGGAAGATTGGGCCGCTTTGTGGCTGAGTCTGAAGCAGGTTCTGCTGACCTGGGCTTCGTGGGGTGTTCGGATTGTTCGGGCTTCGAGTGCCGACCAAAAGCCTTTTGCGTTCTGGGAGTGGATTATTCGAGAAGTAAAAAAAGAGTATCCAGACCTGGTCTTTCAGGCTGAGGCGTTCACGATGCCTAAAATCATGCGGCAGTTGGCTAAACGGGGTTTTAGCCAGTCGTGTACCTATTACATCTGGCGCAACACTAAACACGAGTTACAGGAATACGTGAATGAGCTGCGGTGGAGCGAAATGCAGACCTATTACCGGCCTGTTTTCTGGCCCGCAACACTAGACATAAATCCGTTTAATTTACAGGCTGGCCACGAACCGCAGGCGCTTATCCGGTATTTTATGGCGGCCACGCTGTCGGCCAATTACGGTATTTTCGGACCTTCGTTTGAGCTAATGGCTTACGAAGCCATTCCAGGTAAGGAAGAATACCTGAACTCCGAAAAATACGAAATCCGGCACTGGAACCGCAACCGAAACAACCGCTTAAGCTACCTGATTGGCATTGTAAACCGGTTGCGGAAGGAAAATGCGGCTTTGCAAACAACCAATAATCTGACTTTCTGCCGCATTGACGATGATGCCCTGATGGCGTATTTAAAAGTAACGGAGGCCAACCGACTGCTGATTGTCGTCAACCTGGATACCTATAACAATCGGGGCGGAATGGTTCAGGTTCCAATCGGACAACTGGGCATCTCGGAGGAGCAAGAATACACCGTACATGATCTGCTGACGGATGCCTATTATACCTGGAAAGGTGCCTGGAACTATGTCGAACT